The following proteins are encoded in a genomic region of Glycine soja cultivar W05 chromosome 17, ASM419377v2, whole genome shotgun sequence:
- the LOC114391911 gene encoding NAC domain-containing protein 100-like, with translation MENAPVVCKEDDQMDLPPGFRFHPTDEELISHYLYKKVIDTKFCARAIGEVDLNKSEPWDLPWKAKMGEKEWYFFCVRDRKYPTGLRTNRATEAGYWKATGKDKEIFRGKSLVGMKKTLVFYRGRAPKGEKSNWVMHEYRLEGKFSVHNLPKTAKNEWVICRVFQKSSAGKKTHISGIMRLDSFADELGSSALPPLSDSSPSIGNTKPLNDTAYVPCFSNPIDVQRNQEGVFDSFTNSIYAVSSNPMGILPRMPPSGSFYSTQGVQAAPNLAFPGSVYTLQDHTILRTLCENNGYKPERDMISVSQETGLTTDINAETSSNFDMGRRPFENHNHASVSVAPLDLDGLWNY, from the exons ATGGAAAACGCTCCGGTGGTGTGTAAGGAAGATGATCAGATGGATTTGCCTCCCGGATTTCGGTTCCACCCGACTGATGAAGAGCTTATAAGCCATTACCTCTACAAGAAGGTCATTGACACCAAGTTCTGCGCCAGGGCTATTGGAGAAGTGGACCTCAACAAGTCTGAGCCTTGGGATTTGCCAT GGAAAGCCAAAATGGGAGAAAAGGAGTGGTACTTTTTCTGTGTGAGAGACAGAAAATACCCCACTGGCTTGAGAACCAACAGGGCCACCGAAGCTGGGTACTGGAAGGCCACAGGAAAAGACAAAGAGATTTTCAGAGGAAAATCTTTGGTTGGAATGAAGAAAACTCTTGTTTTCTACAGAGGTCGAGCACCTAAAGGTGAAAAAAGCAATTGGGTCATGCACGAGTACAGACTCGAGGGGAAATTCTCTGTTCACAACCTCCCAAAAACTGCAAAG AACGAGTGGGTGATTTGCAGGGTGTTTCAGAAGAGTTCAGCTGGGAAGAAAACTCATATCTCGGGGATAATGAGGTTGGACTCTTTTGCTGATGAATTGGGTTCTTCTGCTCTGCCACCTCTCTCGGATTCTTCGCCTTCTATCGGTAACACTAAACCTCTTAATGATACGGCTTACGTGCCCTGCTTCTCCAATCCAATTGATGTTCAAAGAAACCAAGAAGGTGTCTTTGATTCCTTCACCAACTCTATCTATGCGGTTTCTTCAAATCCTATGGGCATTCTTCCCAGAATGCCACCTTCTGGCTCCTTCTACTCCACTCAAGGTGTTCAAGCTGCGCCTAATTTGGCATTTCCTGGTTCTGTTTACACCCTTCAGGATCACACCATCCTGAGAACCTTATGTGAAAACAATGGTTACAAGCCAGAGAGGGACATGATCAGTGTTTCGCAGGAAACGGGTCTAACTACTGATATCAACGCTGAAACCTCTTCAAATTTTGATATGGGTAGGAGGCCCTTTGAGAATCACAATCATGCATCTGTTTCTGTTGCCCCATTGGATCTTGATGGTTTGTGGAATTactaa